The Gammaproteobacteria bacterium genome has a segment encoding these proteins:
- a CDS encoding ABC transporter permease subunit: protein MLTSAPVTAALSGQASQSLWRQAARRFRRNRAAMGSIFTLVLIGVTSILVPALWPHGIEDANWESILAAPTLENWHWFGTDANGRDLFVRVFYGGRVSLTIGLLTTLVALSIGVVYGSLAGFTGGRTDNLMMRFVDVLYSMPLLFFIIILVTVFGRNIYLVFVAIGCIEWLTMSRIVRGQTLAVKTREYVESAVAIGLTRGAILRRYIIPNVLGPVVVYVTLLIPTNIVVESYLSFIGLGVQEPLTSWGLLISQGAGQLDTAPWLIFFPATFLAVTMFCFNFIGDGLRDALDPSNR, encoded by the coding sequence GTGCTCACCTCGGCGCCAGTCACCGCCGCACTGAGCGGCCAGGCGTCGCAGTCGCTCTGGCGGCAGGCGGCGCGGCGTTTCCGGCGCAACCGCGCGGCGATGGGCAGCATTTTCACGCTGGTGCTGATCGGCGTGACATCCATCCTGGTGCCGGCGCTCTGGCCGCATGGCATCGAGGATGCAAACTGGGAGAGCATCCTCGCCGCGCCAACGCTCGAGAACTGGCACTGGTTCGGCACGGACGCCAACGGACGCGATCTGTTCGTGCGCGTTTTCTACGGCGGGCGGGTGTCGCTCACCATCGGGCTGCTCACCACGCTGGTGGCGCTCTCGATCGGGGTCGTCTACGGCTCGCTCGCCGGCTTCACCGGCGGGCGCACCGACAATCTCATGATGCGTTTCGTGGACGTGCTCTACTCGATGCCGCTGCTGTTCTTCATCATCATCCTGGTCACCGTGTTCGGGCGCAACATCTACCTCGTGTTCGTCGCCATCGGCTGCATCGAGTGGCTGACGATGTCGCGCATCGTGCGCGGCCAGACGCTCGCGGTGAAGACGCGCGAGTATGTCGAGTCGGCGGTCGCGATCGGGCTGACGCGCGGCGCGATCCTGCGCCGCTACATCATCCCGAACGTGCTCGGCCCGGTGGTGGTCTACGTGACCCTGCTGATCCCCACCAACATCGTGGTGGAGAGCTATCTCTCCTTCATCGGGCTCGGGGTGCAGGAGCCGCTGACGAGCTGGGGCTTGCTGATCTCGCAGGGCGCCGGCCAGCTCGACACCGCGCCGTGGCTGATCTTCTTCCCCGCGACGTTCCTCGCCGTGACCATGTTCTGCTTCAACTTCATTGGCGACGGCTTGCGCGATGCGCTCGATCCGTCGAACCGCTGA
- a CDS encoding ABC transporter ATP-binding protein — translation MNTLLEVEGLHVGFRTDNGRLDAVSDLSFSVAQGECLGVVGESGSGKSQTFLAMLGLLAPNGSASGSARFDGRELLNAPASALNDLRGNRIAMIFQDALSGLTPTMRIGEQMTEVLVAHRRMSGADARQRVLEVLQIVRIPDAPERMRAYPFELSGGMRQRVMIGLAMLCNPQLLIADEPTTALDVTVQSQVLKLLLGLKRHTRSGIVLITHDLAVVAGLSDRVMIMYAGRAVEIGPVRDIFARPRHPYTAGLLRSVPSLTHAPDEDLPTIPGQPPDLEQLPPGCPFAERCAHVIERCLVERPALRPAGAGRTAACHRFEELA, via the coding sequence ATGAATACGCTCCTCGAAGTGGAAGGCCTGCATGTCGGTTTTCGCACCGACAACGGCCGGCTGGACGCGGTCAGCGACCTGAGCTTCTCCGTGGCGCAGGGCGAGTGCCTCGGCGTCGTCGGTGAGTCCGGGTCCGGCAAGAGCCAGACCTTCCTCGCCATGCTGGGCCTGCTCGCACCGAACGGCTCGGCGAGCGGCTCGGCCCGCTTCGACGGCCGCGAGCTGTTGAACGCACCCGCCTCGGCCCTGAACGACCTGCGCGGCAACCGCATCGCGATGATCTTCCAGGACGCACTCTCGGGGCTGACGCCGACCATGCGCATCGGCGAGCAGATGACCGAGGTGCTGGTCGCCCATCGCCGCATGAGCGGCGCCGACGCGCGCCAGCGGGTCCTGGAGGTGCTGCAGATCGTGCGCATACCGGACGCGCCGGAGCGCATGCGCGCCTATCCGTTCGAACTCTCGGGTGGCATGCGCCAGCGGGTGATGATCGGCCTTGCCATGCTCTGCAATCCGCAGTTGCTGATCGCCGATGAGCCGACGACCGCACTCGACGTCACCGTGCAATCCCAAGTGCTGAAGCTCCTGCTCGGGCTGAAGCGGCACACGCGCTCCGGCATCGTGCTCATCACGCACGACCTGGCGGTCGTGGCCGGCCTCAGCGATCGCGTCATGATCATGTATGCGGGCCGGGCGGTGGAAATCGGCCCCGTCCGCGATATCTTCGCGCGGCCGCGTCACCCGTACACCGCCGGCCTGTTGCGCTCGGTGCCAAGCCTGACGCACGCCCCGGACGAGGACCTGCCCACCATTCCGGGCCAGCCGCCGGACCTCGAGCAACTGCCGCCGGGCTGCCCGTTCGCGGAGCGCTGTGCTCACGTGATCGAACGCTGTCTCGTCGAACGCCCGGCGCTGCGTCCCGCGGGCGCGGGCCGGACGGCCGCCTGCCACCGCTTCGAGGAACTGGCGTGA
- a CDS encoding ATP-binding cassette domain-containing protein → MNAPAPLLQVRDLKVQYPIRSRGLLRRQHIVLRAVEDVSFDLHAGESLGIVGETGCGKSSLGKALLQLVRPTAGSVVWQGRDLCALPPQELRQVRQEMQIIFQDPLSSLNPRMTVGEIVAEPLRVHRPEMTAVAREQAVTDMFTRVGLRPDMTARYPNEFSGGQAQRISIARAMILSPRVIVCDEPVSALDVSIQAQICNLLRELQRETGVSLIFISHDLAIVRYMCQRVMVMYLGRMMELAERDALFAHPRHPYSQALIGAVPEPDPDRPVTDVATLDGELPSPMNPPGGCVFNTRCRHCIPRCISARPAIEEAGPGHLVACHRWREINSP, encoded by the coding sequence GTGAACGCACCGGCACCGCTGCTCCAGGTCCGCGACCTGAAGGTCCAGTACCCGATCCGCAGCCGCGGGCTGCTGCGACGCCAGCACATCGTCCTGCGGGCGGTCGAGGACGTGAGCTTCGATCTGCACGCCGGCGAATCGCTCGGCATTGTCGGCGAGACGGGCTGCGGCAAATCCTCGCTCGGCAAGGCGCTGCTGCAGCTCGTCCGGCCGACGGCGGGCAGCGTCGTCTGGCAGGGCCGTGACCTCTGCGCCCTGCCCCCGCAGGAGCTGCGCCAGGTGCGGCAGGAAATGCAGATCATCTTCCAGGACCCGCTCTCCAGCCTGAACCCGCGCATGACGGTCGGCGAGATCGTGGCCGAGCCCCTGCGGGTGCACCGGCCGGAGATGACCGCGGTCGCGCGCGAGCAGGCGGTCACCGACATGTTCACGCGGGTGGGGCTGCGGCCGGACATGACCGCCCGGTATCCGAACGAGTTCAGCGGCGGCCAGGCGCAGCGCATCAGCATCGCGCGCGCCATGATCCTGTCCCCGCGGGTCATCGTCTGCGACGAGCCGGTGAGCGCGCTCGACGTGTCGATCCAGGCCCAGATCTGCAACCTGCTGCGGGAGCTGCAGCGCGAGACCGGGGTGTCGCTCATCTTCATCAGCCACGATCTCGCCATCGTCCGTTACATGTGCCAGCGCGTTATGGTGATGTATCTCGGCCGGATGATGGAGCTTGCCGAACGCGACGCGCTCTTCGCGCATCCGCGCCACCCCTACAGCCAGGCCCTGATCGGCGCCGTGCCGGAACCCGATCCCGACCGCCCGGTCACCGATGTGGCAACCCTCGACGGCGAACTGCCCTCACCGATGAACCCGCCGGGTGGCTGCGTGTTCAACACCCGCTGCCGGCACTGCATTCCCCGCTGCATCAGCGCCCGCCCGGCGATCGAGGAAGCAGGCCCGGGCCACCTCGTTGCCTGCCACCGCTGGCGCGAGATCAATTCACCCTGA
- a CDS encoding DUF1330 domain-containing protein: protein MSEKRCYMIVVAELSDRPRFLEGYARVVPKLVEQHGGRYIARGAGGEFLEGGWCEHPSALVSEWPSRAAALAFWNSPEYAQAKALRAGTGRFQVLLIESA from the coding sequence ATGAGCGAGAAGCGCTGCTACATGATCGTCGTGGCCGAGCTGAGCGATCGGCCACGGTTCCTCGAAGGCTACGCCCGCGTCGTACCGAAACTCGTCGAACAGCACGGCGGGCGGTACATCGCGCGGGGCGCCGGCGGGGAATTTCTCGAAGGCGGCTGGTGCGAGCATCCGAGTGCGCTGGTCTCCGAGTGGCCGAGCAGGGCGGCCGCCCTCGCCTTCTGGAATTCGCCGGAGTACGCACAGGCGAAAGCGCTGCGCGCAGGCACCGGCCGGTTCCAGGTGCTGCTGATCGAGTCTGCCTGA